The following are encoded together in the Vanrija pseudolonga chromosome 7, complete sequence genome:
- the str3_4 gene encoding Siderophore iron transporter 3: MSRVVPIQALHTAGDLTAAPAPSPAHGSPTPTDVEAGAGDEKTKRDADDAASLASAEIEQGLGVTKIEALYLVFGRGWKLFLLWFSVGLIAFAYSLSQSTTYVYAQFATSSFGEHTLVGTIAVVTGIMAGVCQPFIAKMADLFSRPVALSISVFCYTLGYIIIASAGNIKSVVAGQVIAQLGQTGIYQIQGILIADITNLKWRGFVSGLYSLPFILNAFIAGYITSGINGLSQTGWRWGYGMFCILIPVCLVPSLIVLFWGDRRAKKLGALSLASSTHARQMIMERREPTRRTIVQNIIHHLNLIDAIGLLVLGFAFACLLAPATLSTSAKGGYANPSLIAMYCVGAVLFVAFMVWEFKYAAHPIMPRRVMNRTFLCCIAIDFLYFFTGYLTDAYYMSFVYIIKPEWSAKNYTYFGNTLTVGLCLFAVVGGAIQRYTKRYKALQITGLVLRVLGEGITFMAVNGNQKDVTLVMGRVLISMGGGITVTSTGVASAGSVPHADMALAMAILSLWTQLGGSVASAISAAVWDRNVPRNLEKYLGDQYNATQRAEIFGSILVARATEPHDLVNRAYTEAIRPLYIAALATCFLALVAGFMTKEFYLGDAHNIVETNKEIKMRSKDETSDEAIAARVAQVEAKIEHQIEKGN; encoded by the exons ATGTCCCGCGTCGTGCCGATCCAGGCCCTCCACACCGCCGGCGACTTGAccgccgccccagcgccGTCCCCCGCCCACggctcgccaacgccgaccgacgtcgaggccggcgctggGGACGAGAAGACCaagcgcgatgccgacgacgccgcgtcgctcgcgtccgCCGAGATCGAGCAGGGTCTCGGCGTGACCAAGATCGAGGCGCTGT acctCGTGTTCGGCAGGGGATGGAAGCTGTTCCTCCTTTGGTTCTCGGTCGGTCTGATCGCGTTCGCCTACTCGCTCTCCCAGTCGACTACCTATGTCT ACGCCCAGTTCGCCACGTCGTCCTTCGGCGAGCacacgctcgtcggcacgATCGCCGTCGTGACGGGCATCATGGCGGGCGTGTGCCAGCCGTTCATCGCCAAGATGGCCGACCTGTTCTCGCGCCCCGTCGCGCTGAGCATCAGCGTGTTCTGCTACACGCTCGGGTACATCATCATCGCTAGCGCGGGCAACATCAAGAGCGTTGTTGCTGGTCAGGTCATTGCGCAGCTGGGCCAGACGGGCATCTACCAGATCCAGGGTATCCTCATCGCCGACATTACAAACCTCAAGTGGCGTGGCTTTGTCAGCGGTCTCTACTCGCTCCCCTTCATCCTCAACGCCTTCATCGCCGGCTACATCACCTCGGGCATCAACGGCCTCTCGCAGACCGGCTGGCGATGGGGCTACGGCATGTTCTGTATCCTCATCCCCGTGTGCCTGGTCCCCTCTCTCATCGTCCTCTTCTGGGGTGACCGCCGCGCAAAGAAGCTCGGAG CCCTCTCcctcgcgtcctcgacccACGCCCGCCAGATGATCAtggagcgccgcgagcccaCCCGCCGCACCATTGTCCAGAACATCATCCACCACCTCAACCTTATCGATGCTATTGGTCTCCTCGTTCTCGGCTTTGCCTTTGCCTGTCTCCTTGCCCCTGCGACTCTGTCTACCTCGGCCAAGGGCGGCTACGCGAACC CTTCGCTCATCGCCATGTACTGTGTCGGCGCTGTCCTCTTCGTCGCTTTCATGGTCTGGGAGTTCAAGTATGCCGCGCACCCCATCATGCCGCGCCGTGTCATGAACCGCACCTTC CTCTGCTGCATCGCCATCGACTTCCTCTACTTCTTCACGGGCTACCTCACGGACGCATACTACATGTCGTTCGTGTACATCATCAAGCCCGAGTGGTCGGCCAAGAACTACACGTACTTTGGCAACACGCTCACTGTCGGCCTGTGTCTTTTtgcggtcgtcggcggcgcgatccAGCGCTACACCAAGCGCTACAAGGCGCTCCAGATCACCGGACTCGTCCTCCGTGTCCTCGGTGAGGGCATCACCTTCATGGCCGTCAACGGTAACCAGAAGGACGTGACCCTCGTTATGGGCCGTGTCCTCATCTccatgggcggcggcatcacCGTCACCTCGACTggcgtcgcctcggccggTTCCGTCCCGCACGCCGACATGGCGCTCGCCATGGCCATCCTCTCGCTCTGGACGCAGCTCGGCGGTTCCGTCGCGTCCGCcatctcggccgccgtgtgGGACCGCAACGTGCCGCGCAACCTCGAGAAGTACCTCGGCGACCAGTACAACGcgacgcagcgcgccgagatcTTTGGCTCgatcctcgtcgcccgcgcgaCCGAGCCCCACGACCTCGTTAACCGCGCGTACACCGAGGCCATCCGTCCGCTGTACATTGCTGCCCTTGCCACCtgcttcctcgccctcgtggcCGGCTTCATGACCAAGGAGTtctacctcggcgacgcgcacaaCATTGTCGAGACCAACAAGGAGATCAAGATGCGCTCCAAGGAcgagacgagcgacgaggccatcgcTGCCCGTGTGGCCCAGGTCGAGGCCAAGATCGAGCACCAGATCGAGAAGGGCAACTAG